The following proteins come from a genomic window of Pseudomonas putida:
- a CDS encoding PBP1A family penicillin-binding protein: MIRLLKFFWWSSVAVICALVLGVSGAFLYLSPSLPSVESLRSIQLQIPLRVYSSDGKLIAEFGEMRRSPIRFADIPPQFIQALLSAEDDNFLNHYGVDPSSLMRAATQLVKTGHIQTGGSTITMQVAKNFFLTSERSFSRKTNEILLALQIERELTKDEILELYVNKIYLGNRAYGIDAAAQVYYGKSIRDVSLAQMAMIAGLPKAPSRFNPLANPVRAKERRDWILGRMYKLGKIDEASYQAALAEPLNASYHVPTPEVNAPYIAEMARAEMVGRYGSDAYTEGFRVTTTVPSDMQEMANKAVLKGLSDYDERHGYRGPEARFPGRTQAAWLKELGKQRTLGGLEPAIVTQVEQTGLKVLTRDGQEAQVAWDTMKWARPFINNNAQGRTPQSPADVAQVGDLVRLQRLEDGTLKFSQVPAAQSALVTLDPNNGAIRALVGGFSFEQSNYNRAVQAKRQPGSSFKPFVYSAALDSGYTASSLVNDAPIVFVDESVDKVWRPKNDNNTFLGPIRMREALYKSRNLVSIRLLQAMGVDRTIDYITKFGFNKQDLPRNLSLALGTATLTPMEIATGWSTFANGGYKITPYLIDRIESRSGETLFTANPPRVPQGAEDQAGLAAPEQPISTAAMPGEAPSAVNQVAAAPQTPAVAERIIDGRTTYILTSMLQDVIKRGTGRRALALGRTDLAGKTGTTNESKDAWFSGYNADYVTTVWVGFDQPETLGRREYGGTAALPIWMNFMGAALKDKPAHAPAEPEGILSLRVDPISGRAASPSTPNAYFELFKAEDSPPSVDELGNGVAPGSPLPADEATPMDLF, translated from the coding sequence TTGATACGTCTGCTGAAGTTCTTCTGGTGGTCTTCCGTCGCAGTCATCTGCGCGCTCGTACTCGGTGTGAGCGGTGCGTTTCTGTATCTTAGCCCCAGCCTGCCCTCGGTCGAGTCCCTCAGAAGCATCCAGTTGCAGATCCCCCTCAGGGTGTACAGCAGCGATGGCAAGCTGATTGCCGAATTCGGCGAAATGCGCCGCTCGCCGATCCGCTTCGCGGATATTCCCCCACAATTCATTCAGGCGCTGCTGTCAGCCGAGGACGACAATTTCCTCAACCATTACGGTGTCGACCCCAGCAGCCTGATGCGCGCCGCGACCCAGCTGGTGAAAACCGGCCATATCCAGACCGGCGGCAGCACCATCACCATGCAGGTGGCGAAGAACTTCTTCCTCACCAGCGAGCGCAGCTTCTCACGCAAGACCAACGAAATCCTGCTGGCCCTGCAGATCGAGCGTGAGCTGACCAAGGACGAAATCCTTGAGCTGTACGTGAACAAGATCTACCTGGGCAACCGCGCCTACGGTATCGATGCAGCTGCACAGGTGTATTACGGCAAGTCCATCCGTGACGTGAGCCTGGCGCAGATGGCGATGATCGCCGGCCTGCCCAAGGCACCGTCACGCTTCAACCCGCTGGCCAACCCGGTGCGCGCCAAAGAGCGTCGCGACTGGATCCTCGGACGCATGTACAAGCTGGGCAAGATCGACGAGGCCAGCTACCAGGCCGCCCTGGCCGAGCCGCTCAATGCCAGCTACCACGTGCCGACGCCTGAGGTGAATGCCCCGTACATCGCCGAAATGGCCCGCGCGGAAATGGTCGGCCGCTACGGCAGCGACGCCTACACCGAAGGCTTCCGCGTCACGACCACCGTGCCTAGTGACATGCAGGAAATGGCCAACAAGGCCGTCCTCAAAGGGCTCTCCGACTACGATGAGCGCCACGGCTACCGTGGCCCTGAAGCACGTTTCCCGGGCCGCACCCAGGCAGCCTGGCTGAAGGAGCTGGGCAAGCAACGCACCCTTGGCGGCCTGGAGCCAGCCATTGTCACCCAGGTGGAACAAACCGGCCTCAAGGTGCTGACCCGCGACGGCCAAGAGGCGCAGGTTGCCTGGGACACCATGAAATGGGCGCGTCCGTTCATCAACAACAACGCCCAGGGCCGCACACCGCAATCGCCGGCCGATGTGGCCCAGGTCGGTGACCTGGTACGCCTGCAACGCCTTGAAGATGGCACGTTGAAGTTCAGCCAGGTGCCCGCTGCGCAAAGCGCCCTGGTCACCCTCGACCCGAACAACGGTGCCATCCGCGCCCTGGTTGGCGGTTTCTCGTTCGAGCAGAGCAACTACAACCGCGCCGTGCAGGCCAAGCGCCAACCGGGCTCAAGCTTCAAGCCATTCGTCTACAGCGCCGCGCTGGACAGCGGCTACACCGCTTCCAGCCTCGTCAACGATGCGCCGATCGTGTTCGTTGACGAGTCGGTGGATAAAGTGTGGCGACCGAAGAACGACAACAATACCTTCCTCGGCCCTATCCGCATGCGTGAGGCGCTGTACAAGTCGCGCAACCTGGTGTCGATCCGCCTGCTGCAAGCCATGGGCGTGGATCGCACCATCGACTACATCACCAAGTTCGGCTTCAACAAACAGGACCTGCCGCGCAACCTGTCGCTGGCCTTGGGCACCGCCACCCTGACCCCGATGGAGATCGCCACCGGCTGGAGCACCTTTGCCAACGGTGGCTACAAGATCACCCCGTACCTGATCGACCGCATCGAAAGCCGCAGCGGCGAGACACTGTTCACCGCCAACCCGCCCCGCGTACCACAAGGTGCCGAGGACCAGGCGGGCCTGGCCGCCCCCGAGCAGCCAATCAGCACTGCCGCCATGCCAGGCGAGGCACCTTCTGCTGTCAACCAGGTGGCCGCAGCACCGCAAACGCCAGCAGTGGCCGAACGGATCATCGACGGGCGTACCACCTACATCCTCACCAGCATGCTGCAGGATGTGATCAAGCGCGGCACCGGCCGCCGGGCCCTGGCCTTGGGCCGTACCGACCTGGCGGGCAAGACGGGGACCACAAACGAATCCAAGGACGCCTGGTTCTCCGGTTACAACGCCGATTACGTGACTACCGTTTGGGTCGGCTTCGACCAGCCGGAAACCCTCGGCCGCCGCGAATATGGCGGGACTGCGGCCCTGCCGATCTGGATGAACTTCATGGGCGCGGCGCTCAAGGACAAGCCTGCGCACGCCCCGGCAGAGCCGGAAGGCATTCTCAGCTTGCGCGTCGACCCGATCAGCGGTCGCGCAGCATCGCCGAGCACACCGAATGCCTACTTCGAGCTGTTCAAAGCCGAAGACTCGCCGCCGTCGGTGGATGAACTGGGCAATGGCGTGGCACCGGGCAGCCCGCTGCCAGCCGATGAAGCGACGCCGATGGATCTGTTCTAA
- a CDS encoding thermonuclease family protein, with amino-acid sequence MRMANPSGFALLLKKAPLVGAFFVGVIWHFPVLAFCPLPDKPQWVAVRQVVDGDTLRLVDGRSVRLIGINAPEIGRKGRTSEPYAEAARRRLQALIKASDHRVGLVPGVEGKDKYGRTLAHIYSRNGDNLEAQLLSEGLGYRVAIAPNVRFSGCQQLAEQAARQAGVGLWRRSPVVPAGDVRRSGFAVVRGRIGGIEHNRGGVWLTLGNTMVLQVPARLQRNFPASFFDNLKGHQVEARGWVLDRSRRGGLKPGQRRWVLPLTDPSMLARISG; translated from the coding sequence ATGCGCATGGCGAATCCTTCGGGTTTCGCATTGTTGCTGAAGAAGGCGCCCCTTGTGGGCGCCTTTTTTGTGGGCGTTATCTGGCATTTCCCGGTCCTGGCGTTCTGCCCACTGCCGGACAAGCCCCAATGGGTAGCGGTACGACAGGTGGTCGATGGCGACACCTTGCGTCTGGTCGATGGCCGCAGTGTGCGGCTGATCGGTATCAATGCCCCGGAAATAGGCCGCAAGGGGCGTACCAGTGAGCCCTATGCCGAAGCTGCCAGGCGGCGATTGCAGGCCTTGATAAAGGCCAGTGACCATCGCGTCGGGCTGGTGCCTGGTGTTGAAGGCAAAGACAAGTACGGTCGCACACTGGCGCACATCTACAGCCGCAATGGCGACAATCTGGAAGCACAATTGCTTAGCGAGGGCTTGGGCTATCGCGTGGCAATTGCCCCTAATGTGCGCTTCAGCGGCTGCCAGCAGCTTGCCGAACAAGCGGCGCGCCAGGCTGGTGTTGGCCTGTGGCGGCGTTCACCCGTGGTGCCTGCAGGCGATGTCAGGCGGTCAGGTTTCGCTGTTGTACGTGGTCGTATCGGAGGCATTGAGCATAATCGTGGCGGGGTCTGGCTGACCCTGGGCAATACCATGGTGCTGCAGGTTCCCGCTCGTCTGCAGCGCAACTTCCCCGCCAGCTTCTTCGATAACCTCAAGGGACACCAGGTCGAAGCGCGCGGCTGGGTGCTGGATCGTTCCCGCAGGGGAGGCCTCAAGCCCGGGCAGCGACGCTGGGTGTTGCCATTGACCGATCCGAGCATGCTGGCGCGCATTTCAGGCTAA
- a CDS encoding malate dehydrogenase has translation MSDLKTAALEYHAQPRPGKLSVELSKPTATARDLALAYSPGVAEPVREIGRDPELAYKYTGKGNLVAVISDGTAILGLGDLGPLASKPVMEGKGVLFKRFAGIDVFDIEVESESPQAFIDTVRRISITFGGINLEDIKAPECFEIERTLIEQCDIPVFHDDQHGTAIVTAAGMINALEIAGKKLEDAKIVCLGAGAAAISCMKLLVSMGAKVENIFMIDRSGVIHAGRDDLNQYKAQFAHATDKRTLADALDGADVFVGLSGPNLLSPEGLKSMAANPIVFACSNPDPEISPELAHATRNDVIMATGRSDYPNQVNNVLGFPFIFRGALDVRAKRINEEMKIAAAIALKDLAKLPVPKEVCEAYGVEGLEFGREYIIPKPLDARLITVVSDAVAKAAIESGVATLPYPKHYPLTSVDEVFNG, from the coding sequence ATGTCAGACCTGAAAACCGCCGCTCTCGAATATCACGCTCAACCTCGTCCGGGGAAACTGAGCGTTGAACTCTCCAAGCCCACTGCCACCGCCCGTGACCTCGCCCTGGCCTACAGCCCAGGTGTTGCAGAGCCGGTGCGCGAAATTGGCCGTGATCCAGAGCTGGCTTACAAATACACCGGCAAAGGCAACCTGGTTGCGGTGATTTCCGATGGCACTGCCATCCTCGGTCTGGGTGACCTCGGCCCACTGGCTTCCAAGCCGGTCATGGAAGGCAAGGGTGTTCTGTTCAAGCGTTTCGCCGGTATCGATGTGTTCGACATCGAAGTCGAATCGGAAAGCCCGCAAGCGTTCATCGACACCGTTCGCCGCATTTCGATCACCTTCGGCGGTATCAACCTTGAAGACATCAAGGCACCTGAGTGCTTTGAAATCGAACGTACCCTGATCGAACAGTGCGATATTCCAGTGTTCCACGATGACCAGCACGGTACTGCCATCGTGACTGCCGCTGGCATGATCAACGCCTTGGAAATCGCCGGCAAGAAACTGGAAGACGCCAAGATCGTCTGCCTGGGCGCCGGCGCTGCTGCCATCTCCTGCATGAAGCTGCTGGTAAGCATGGGTGCGAAGGTCGAGAACATCTTCATGATCGACCGTAGTGGCGTGATCCACGCTGGCCGTGACGACCTGAACCAGTACAAGGCGCAGTTCGCCCACGCGACCGACAAGCGCACCCTGGCCGACGCCCTTGACGGTGCCGACGTGTTCGTAGGCCTGTCCGGCCCGAACCTGCTGAGCCCAGAAGGCCTGAAGTCGATGGCTGCCAACCCGATCGTGTTCGCCTGCTCGAACCCGGACCCGGAAATCTCCCCAGAGCTGGCGCATGCCACTCGCAACGACGTGATCATGGCGACCGGTCGTTCCGACTACCCGAACCAGGTCAACAACGTGCTGGGCTTCCCGTTCATCTTCCGTGGTGCTCTGGACGTTCGCGCCAAGCGTATCAACGAAGAGATGAAGATCGCTGCCGCTATCGCCCTGAAAGACCTGGCCAAGCTGCCAGTGCCGAAGGAAGTTTGCGAAGCCTATGGCGTTGAAGGCCTGGAGTTCGGCCGTGAGTACATCATTCCGAAGCCGCTGGATGCACGCTTGATCACCGTCGTTTCCGATGCTGTGGCCAAGGCTGCCATCGAATCCGGCGTGGCTACCCTGCCTTATCCGAAGCACTACCCGCTGACCAGCGTGGATGAAGTGTTCAACGGCTGA
- the rpmE gene encoding 50S ribosomal protein L31, with translation MKEGIHPNYEVVAVTCSCGNKFETRSTLGNVLSIDVCNLCHPFYTGKQKVLDTGGRVQKFADRFGMFGAKK, from the coding sequence ATGAAAGAAGGTATCCACCCGAACTACGAAGTAGTTGCAGTCACCTGCAGCTGCGGTAACAAGTTCGAAACTCGTTCGACCCTGGGCAATGTCCTGTCGATCGACGTTTGCAACCTGTGCCACCCGTTCTACACCGGTAAGCAGAAAGTTCTGGACACCGGTGGTCGCGTACAGAAGTTCGCCGATCGCTTCGGCATGTTCGGTGCCAAGAAGTAA
- a CDS encoding pilus assembly protein PilM produces MLGRFGKDAGSLVGVEITPDAVRIMQLQQRNRRCRVMGSAQELFQAPLADDWAAEPDVVAAALQRAYRRSGLRQRRVALALPASQVICKLCHLPVQQGGAQLEAQLLADAERLFPFPLEDLALDFQVMGASHAQPGCSEVMVAACRQSALASLEAVVEEAGLQLEAVEVDNIALCRMLPQGGLEGAALLRVEARSVTLHDWQPGRAYQRCELQTAGPDMHGQWPERLQAWLAGQGLPARLWVVSSSSVSPDWLQGLGSRLNVPCTYLPGLAGLEHVDGSMLLACALALGGLRP; encoded by the coding sequence ATGCTTGGACGCTTCGGCAAGGATGCCGGTTCACTCGTGGGGGTGGAAATTACGCCCGACGCCGTTCGGATAATGCAACTGCAACAGCGCAATCGGCGCTGCCGTGTGATGGGGTCGGCACAAGAGCTGTTTCAGGCGCCGCTGGCCGATGACTGGGCTGCGGAACCTGACGTGGTGGCGGCTGCGCTGCAGCGAGCATACCGGCGCAGCGGCCTCAGGCAACGTCGGGTAGCACTGGCGCTGCCGGCCAGTCAGGTTATTTGCAAGTTGTGCCATCTGCCTGTGCAGCAGGGCGGGGCACAGTTGGAGGCGCAGTTGCTTGCCGATGCAGAGCGGCTGTTTCCGTTCCCGCTGGAAGATCTGGCCCTGGATTTTCAGGTCATGGGCGCTTCCCATGCCCAGCCAGGTTGCTCCGAGGTGATGGTTGCCGCCTGTCGGCAGAGTGCGCTGGCGTCACTCGAAGCCGTCGTCGAGGAGGCGGGCTTGCAGTTGGAAGCCGTCGAGGTCGACAACATTGCCTTGTGCCGCATGTTGCCACAGGGCGGCCTTGAGGGAGCAGCACTGCTGCGTGTCGAAGCCCGCAGCGTAACCCTTCATGACTGGCAGCCCGGCAGGGCCTACCAGCGCTGTGAGCTGCAAACGGCTGGCCCGGACATGCACGGGCAATGGCCAGAGCGCCTGCAGGCTTGGCTTGCCGGGCAGGGCCTGCCTGCGCGGTTGTGGGTTGTCAGCAGCTCATCGGTCAGTCCGGACTGGCTGCAGGGCCTTGGCAGCCGGCTGAATGTGCCGTGCACGTACCTGCCTGGTCTGGCAGGGCTTGAACATGTTGATGGGTCGATGCTCCTGGCCTGCGCCTTGGCCTTGGGAGGGTTGCGTCCATGA